From Solanum lycopersicum chromosome 8, SLM_r2.1, the proteins below share one genomic window:
- the LOC101246270 gene encoding auxin-responsive protein SAUR36, translating into MKKNRGFRIGRRLVRVFSWLIHRRRNGNKRLSCASRAISKLCKLGVLLKQRAKGLCFGKPNSGYVRVGQEPIDLKQVSVPKGHLAVYVGEKEDDTCRIVVPVIYFNHPLFAELLREAEMVYEYNYPGRIQIPCRISEFENVKSRIAATGGGGGELRWRQSYR; encoded by the coding sequence ATGAAGAAAAACAGAGGTTTTAGAATCGGGCGGAGATTGGTGAGAGTTTTCAGCTGGTTGATTCACCGGAGAAGAAATGGAAACAAGCGGCTGAGTTGTGCAAGCAGAGCAATTTCAAAGCTCTGTAAATTGGGGGTTTTGCTGAAACAGAGAGCTAAAGGACTCTGTTTTGGGAAACCCAATTCGGGTTACGTTCGGGTCGGGCAAGAACCGATTGATCTGAAGCAGGTGAGTGTACCAAAGGGACACTTGGCTGTATACGTGGGTGAGAAGGAGGATGACACGTGTAGAATTGTGGTGCCTGTGATATACTTTAATCATCCTCTGTTTGCTGAATTGTTGAGGGAGGCAGAGATGGTTTATGAGTATAATTATCCGGGTCGGATCCAAATACCATGTCGGATATCCGAATTTGAGAACGTTAAATCAAGAATCGCCGCCACGGGCGGTGGTGGTGGAGAGCTGAGGTGGAGACAGAGTTACCGATGA
- the VPE4 gene encoding vacuolar processing enzyme VPE4 precursor (The RefSeq protein has 2 substitutions compared to this genomic sequence), with the protein MMGSCNFTVCVTLMLLVMVGAISIEPKIDSRRLGRPHRFWDPLIRSPVDRDDDDETEEGGGGVRWAVLVAGSNGYGNYRHQADVCHAYQILKRGGLNDENIVVFMYDDIAKSELNPRPGVIINHPNGSDVYAGVPKDYTGEHVTAANLYAVLLGDKSAVKGGSGKVVNSGPNDRIFLYYSDHGGPGVLGMPNMPYLYGKDLIEVLKKKYAARTYKEMVLYIEACESGSVFEGLMPENLNIYVMTASNAEESSWGTYCPGMDPPPPSEYITCLGDLYSVAWMEDSESHNLKKETIKQQYEKVKERTSNSNNYNAGSHVMEYGSKEIKPEKVYLYQGFDPATVNLPANKIDFARLEVVNQRDADLLFLWERYKKLEDNSLEKAKLRKEITETMLHRQHLDGSIDAVGVFLFGPIKGGSVLSSVRKPGLPLVDDWECLKSTVRLFEAHCGSLTQYGMKHMRAFANICNNGISSDAMEDAFMAACNGHSLEEYTTANRGFSA; encoded by the exons atgATGGGGTCTTGTAATTTTACAGTATGTGTAACCTTGATGTTGTTAGTTATGGTGGGGGCTATTTCTATTGAGCCAAAAATTGATAGTAGAAGGTTAGGTAGGCCCCACCGCTTCTGGGACCCCTTGATACGGTCGCCGGTAGAtcgtgatgatgatgatgaaacgGAGGAAGGCGGTGGCGGCGTGCGGTGGGCGGTTCTTGTGGCTGGTTCAAATGGGTATGGAAATTATCGGCATCAG GCAGATGTATGTCATGCTtaccaaatcttgaaaagaggAGGATTGAATGATGAGAACATAGTAGTATTCATGTACGATGACATCGCCAAGAGCGAGTTGAATCCAAGACCTGGAGTCATAATCAATCATCCAAATGGTAGTGATGTCTACGCCGGTGTGCCCAAG GACTATACCGGTGAGCACGTCACTGCAGCAAACTTGTATGCTGTACTACTTGGTGATAAAAGTGCCGTGAAAGGTGGAAGTGGGAAGGTCGTCAATAGTGGACCGAATGACAGGATATTTTTGTATTACTCCGATCATGGTGGTCCAGGGGTGCTTG GGATGCCCAACATGCCTTACCTTTATGGCAAAGATTTAATTGAggtcttgaaaaaaaaatacgcAGCTAGGACGTACAAAGAGATG GTCCTGTATATTGAAGCTTGTGAGAGTGGTAGTGTCTTCGAGGGTTTAATGCCTGAAAACTTGAACATTTATGTGACGACAGCCTCAAACGCTGAAGAAAGTAGTTGGGGAACGTATTGCCCAGGAATGGATCCTCCACCTCCATCAGAATATATCACATGTTTGGGGGACTTGTATAGTGTTGCATGGATGGAGGACAg CGAGTCTCATAACCTGAAGAAGGAAACAATAAAACAGCAGTATGAGAAG GTGAAGGAAagaacttccaactcaaacaACTATAATGCTGGATCTCATGTTATGGAATATGGAAGCAAAGAAATCAAGCCTGAGAAAGTTTATTTGTACCAAGGATTTGACCCTGCCACCGTGAATCTTCCGGCGAACAAGATTGATTTTGCACGATTGGAGGTTGTCAACCAGAGGGATGCTGATCTTCTCTTCTTATGGGAAAGA TATAAGAAGCTGGAAGACAATTCACTCGAAAAGGCCAAGCTTCGAAAAGAGATAACTGAGACAATGCTGCATAGGCAACATCTTGATGGTAGCATAGATGCAGTTGGTGTCTTTCTTTTTGGTCCAATAAAGGGTGGTTCTGTTCTCAGCTGTGTCCGAAAACCAGGTCTACCTCTTGTGGATGATTGGGAATGCCTAAAATCAACT GTTCGCCTTTTCGAGGCACATTGCGGATCGCTAACGCAATATGGCATGAAACACATGAGAGCATTTGCAAACATTTGCAACAATGGTATCTCAAGCGATGCTATGGAGGATGCTTTTATGGCTGCTTGCAATGGACATAGTTTAGAGGAGTATACCACTGCAAACAGAGGCTTTAGCGCTTGA